The Penaeus chinensis breed Huanghai No. 1 chromosome 16, ASM1920278v2, whole genome shotgun sequence sequence ttgatgttgccgCAATATTGATTTTTTGGCTACAGTGATGGTTATTTCCTTTGCTTCAGTTATTTAGGCTTGATGCATAATTTTTAAGTAATTATCTTGAAATGAATTtgagtagtaatagttataaaaagATGCCCATAAAGTTCTGTTAGGTTTATATGGTTTTGAATTCGATTTTCTCCTTGATATTAATTGTTCTGTTGTTAAATAGATTGTGTTAGATAAAAACCTAAGCTGAACAAATCCCTTAAAATTCTTAgtcttttatgttattttgcAAAGGAATTGAATTTTTACAAGTTTATTCATAAACAGTGTTTACTTCATTTTCCTGTAGCTGGTGGAGGGCAAAGTAAACAGCAGGCCAAGCTATGTACTAACAGGAAGGAAGTTGTACATGGGAGATATTAACACTCTCTAAGTTCATGCACTCACAGTGTCACATATAAGGTCATACTCTGGACATTGCATTTCTCCAGTCCCCCTTCATACATGAATCAAACACAGGATTTTATGATTTTAAGTCTACATATATGGATACGACAGATTGCTACTGATCGGTGGAAAGAGATGCATCAagttatttatacatttgcaCAGTATATTCATTCACAGAGCACATTTGGGTTTGGAACAGCAAATCAAGCACTTGCTCATTTCACAGACTTCATCACTGCACCACACCTTTGGTCAGTCATACAGAATGCTCCTTCTTTATTCACTCCAAGAGAAAGTTACGACTGCCCTTGCTAAGCTGCACCTTGCATGTCTGTTCAACAGTGTTACATTGTTGTTACAGACCTGCGTATGTCGAGCTCGATGTATGAAGTGTTTCACTGGGACGACAGCAGCCCTACCTACCAAAAACATCCCCCTACTACCCAAGGTACCCGGCTGACCAAGTCACGTGACTCGTCACTGGAGCGCAAaacccctccctctgccctctcttggGTCAGATCCTCAACCCCTCAGCCTCCTAAATCTACTCACCACCACTCTTCCAAAGAtgcctctgctcctccttcttcaacatcatcctcatcctcagacAAAACCCCAACAAACTCATCCCAATCACGTTTCTGTGTGTGGGAGTTTGGGGATAACTTCACTGCGCTGGGTCCCGCAAATCAAACTAGTGGTGGTAGCGGCAACCTGGCCTCTCCCTCACCGGCCACGACACCCACATCTTCCACGTGCTATTCTCGTAGAACTGCTTCTGTATTTACTGGGGCTGGGTGCACTTTTGGTGGTGAGTTTGCAAGTTGGCTAACCCAAGGATGCCTCATGAAGGAATGCTCTACTTGTAGATGTCTTACTTTTAACAGCTGAGAATGGTGTTCATTGCTTCTTCTTATATTTAGAGACCCTTAAGTATTCAATAGTACTGTCTTGTGGCATTTGTTGGACTTgagctttaataatgataactcataTTTACCTTTAACCAAACTTTTTAAAAAGGTGTCTGGAGAAATGAATGCATATTAGGCCTATCTGGAATGGTTAAGATTGGTCATCACAGATAATCCCTTCCATTAACATTGGCTTCTAGAGAGTGGGATCCTTTTTCACACCGTGATCAATAAAACAATAGAGATTGTTAATTGCAGGACCCTTTGGTCCCAGGGAGTAAAACAGTTATGTATACtccaaattgatgataataaagtgataaaaaagacATTTTAGATCAAATGCTTTTTGATCTTTGAGTTCCCCTAGTCCTTGATAGATCCTCGTCTATGTGCATTTGTCTGCAGTCTTTTtgctatatttttatttgtcttatctGCATGCTATTAATATGTTAAAGCATGTTCGTGCTCGTCCATTTTTTCAGGTGCCATCTCAGCTACTTTAGTTGGTCCTCCAGATGttccatttgtattttttctgtatttattctgTTGCATCATTGTGTGCTTCTTTGTGACTGTAGAGAGTTTGTTCATGGATTAGCCATTTATTATGGAATCTTTTGGTTCATTCCAAATATTGGTGTATTTTACtactcatttatttgtttaagttaCTCATTCAGAATTTCCATTTGACAATAGAACAGATGAATTTCAGGACCATTAATGTCAGAGTATTTTTGATAGCagtcacaaataataaaaatgtaaagaacATTTTTATCAAAACAGTTCAGTGTCCTCATGAATATGAATACTTTATTGCTGCATTTAACTTTCATAAGGGAATACACATGTAAAGTCAAGATTATACCCTCATTTGATAAGCatcatacaaatgaatatatattgcagTCACTTTAAGTCAAAAGCAGCTTTTATCAGGATGTCATTGGGTTGTTTATGTGGAAGGGGTATGATGTCTTTCCATATTGTAATATTTTGCTAAATATATTTCCAAGAGAAATATTGTCCATAATGTTAatgtaattttgtattactttagGAAAGGGAGTTGTTCTGGATCAAGAATTAATGAAATTACAAAGAAGCTCTTCatgtatttactcatttattaccAGCAGAAGGCTGAAGAGCAATTTTGCTATGCTATTATAGGCATTGTAGTGTAGTAATAGTAATCTTTCAAAAAAATAAAGGGTTTCATTAAAGCCAAATgcagttttatatataattcagttCCAATGTATGTATAATTTGATGATCAGTAGATGCTTCTAGATTGACTTCTAAACAGATTTTTAAATACAGAGCAGAGTAATGATCTATTGTAAGATGCTGTATGAAGTAATCAGGAATAGATGCTTAAACCTCAGAATTTTGTACATCAGTTGAGAAGTGCTCTGTGcttttatagtaataattaaatatgAACTGTACATTATAAAATTGCACTGATCTGCAGGGAATATATTGCGGTGCCAGTTTCAGTAAAACTTTGTAAAATAACTAATTTGATGGTACCAgaattagtcattattattcagACAGCATAAATATCTTTGACCTTTTTGTACTTACTATGTATAAAGGAATATGCTTCACCTATTGATGGAACTTGGAAATATTGTAAACCTTGAAAGTTTTCAGAAGATAAAGTTACCCACTTGTATTTAattaaggataatggtaattattctaATACTAATCTattaatgcgtatgtgtgtgtgcaggtgaaGATCTTATGACAAGATCAATGACTGCAGCAATCCCTGCATCAGCAGCAAGACGACGCACCGATCTGATGCCAGCAATGCCGAGTTTGCGAGATTCATCTGGCAGCACTCGAAGTAGTCCTCGCCATCGATCGCCAGGTAGGGCGTTGTCACTGGGAAGGCTGGATGAACTGTCCCGGCCACGCCAACGCAACCCCCCTCTTGCACCCCTGCATGAGACTACCCCTTCTTCTGTGCGCATGAGTCAGCCTGCTCGCACCATGTCCAAGAGCATGTGTCACCTGGGCCCTCGACCTGCCAGAACCCAGACTGGCCACGCTCTGGACATTACAAGTGGCCAATTGGACAGAGGAGTATCTCGCAGCTCTGTCACTCTGGCACAGCCTCGTATGACACGTGCTGAGATGCTTAGACAGAAAAAACTGCGAGGTGTAGCCTTGACATCCAGTGGAGACAGCAGTACCAGCAGTACGAAGAGTAGCTCTACAACACAAGGTAGGTTGCATGCCAGGCTCTGGGACCCAGACTCACACTCTTCATGGGATCACATTGAACACTTGTATATAATAACTTGCTAATGTTACTCTTTCCAAACTGCTTTTGAAATTAAATGTCTTTTGGATTATATTTTTCAAAATgatcaaaatatatatgcaagaaaaatATGCATGGGCAGATAATAGTTCCTACAGATGTAATTTGGCAATATGTATGAggcactttttatatatacataaatatatacgcatacatatacatacatacatacatacatacatacatacatacatacatacatacatacatacatacatacatacatatatacatatatacatatatacatatatatatatatatatatatatatatatatatttatatataaatatatgtacatacatatatatatatacacatacctatatatatacacaaatatacatacatatatatatacatataaacacacgtgtgtatatatgtacatacatatacatacatataatatgaatatatacatataagtatttatgtatatacataggtatgtatgtatatgtatatgtatatatacatgtatgtatgtatgtacattatatatatatatatatatatatatatatatatatatatatatatatataatgtatgtatgtatgtatatgtatgtttgtatgtatgtatatttgtatatatgtatatatatatatgtttatatatgtgtatacatataatatatataatagatatatacatatgtatatatatttatgtatatgtacttatgtgtatgtatattaatatatatatatatatatatatatatatatatatatataaatatatcatgtatacatatatgtatacatgtatacataaacacatacacgcacacacatgcatgcacacacacacacacacacacacacacacacacacacacacacacacacacacacacacacacacacacacacacacatttgtgtgtgtgtatatatatatatatatatatatatatatatatatatatatatgtatgtgtatatatacatatatatatgtatgtgtatatatacatatgtatacatatacatatgtatacatatatatatatatatatatatatatatatatatatatatatacacatatatatatacatatatgtacatatatattcatacatatatatatatatatatatatatatatatatatatatattacacacacacacacacacacatatgtatatacatatttatatacacacatatatatatatatacatatacatatacatatacatatacatatacatatacatatacatatacatatatatacatacatatatatatatatatatatatatatatatatatatatatatatacatgtgtgtgtgtatatatatatatacatgtgtgtgtatatatatatatatatatgtatgtgtatatatacatatgtatacatatacatatgtatacatatatatatatatatacacacatatatatatacatatatgtacatatatattcatacatatatattcatacatatatatatatatatatatatatatatatatatatatatatattacacacacacacacacacacacacatatgtatatacatatttatatatacacatatatatatatatatatatatatatatatatatatatatattcatatatatttatatacacacatatatatatatatatatatatatatatatatgtatatatatacatccatatatgtacatacatatatttacatatatatatatatatatatatatatatatatatatacatacatttatatacatatatatatatatatatatatatatatatatatatacacacacacatacatacatatatatatatatatatatatatatatatatatatatatatatgtgtgtgtatatatatatatatatttatatatatatatatatatatatatatatatatatatatatatacatatagtagaaTGGCAATAGATAGTCTCTGCTGCTGATGGTGACTGTGAAGCTTTTTCCTGTAAAATTGTTCCATAGTCTGTTCCACATTGCAAGGCTGCTAAAAATATTGTACATGTCTAGAGAATGGATCACTATGATTGCTATTTTGTGCTGAAGTTTTtgccaccatcatcttcatgattTGTCTGTGTATTGTAGAGTATCATTCTGACTTTCACACTGTTTATTGGTAAAAGACTTAAAGTTCTTGATGTGATATGAAACTACCTTTATTAGAATGAGTGAAATGTCAGTTCGTGATTGAGTCCTAGTAAATTGTACTTGGATTTTCTCTGGTCATCTTATATTAAATAACATGTTGCCTTAGATCCATCTTGGAACTATTATGTCACCATGTTAACAACATTTGATTATTAATTACTTGCATAATATTTTAAACTGGTAAAggaatataatatattacacaacTCACACTAATGAATATTAAAAATTTATAACAAAGAGTTGCCCTTAACTCAAATAGGGAAAAGAAAGTCTGAGTCCCACCCTGCTTTTGCCCCGTGTCTCTTCCTCGCTCACTCGCGGCCTCTCTGCTTCCTCTGGGGTATTGTGCTATCTCATCACCTGCTTGACTTTGGTTATGTTCTGTGAGTGCCATGGCTTCTCCAGCATGATGGTATGATTCTCTGTAACATGGTAGCTCCACACAACAAGGAAACATTCACACTTTATCCAAGGATTTTAAGACACAAAATGGTTTAATTTAAAGTTTAGGGACAAGGCATTTGTGACATGTTCTATGGATTTTGTTTAAGTTTCATCCTACAGTGTTTGTTGGTTACCTAGAAATTACTTATTGTGAAGTCCTTACATTGcctaaaggaaatgaaaatattactatattctagAATAGTCGAGTAGGACTTACAGAGTATCAAGTATGAGCAGAGGGTTATCCTTTATTGTGCAGTGTTGGTAAGTTCAGTTATAAGAGGTCTCACATATGTAAAAGAAGCATGAGATAAAATTCTATGCTAATTCTGTAAAGACTGTTCATTTGCCAACCAGTCAAGTACCACAATATTCGGCAAAGAGAAGTTTAATTTACAAATCTAGCTTGTAGGTTTATGCTCAAGAAGGAAACTTGATTGTGTGGTGCTAGTGAATGACTTATGTTCATGTCATTTGTACATTATATTGATTGCCTGACATTGGATTACTTAAGGACAGAAATCAGTGTATCCGGAGGAGACATAGTGCAACACAGAAACTTTTTCATTCACAGACTTTGATGGATGGATATTCCTAATTTGTCAATCTTTCTGAAATTTTCCCACTTTCTATAgcttttaatttctctctgtatttccagTTACAATCAGTCTTTCATGACATTCTGTATACACTTGCACCTCAGTTATGACACTTACGGAGATAATTATTTGTCAGCAAATGCAgacttttttgtctttcatttagtCTAACTACAATAGGGAGTATTAATACAAGTTAAAAAGTATAGTAAGCATTTCAGagtttatatatagatgatttTGGCATATTTCCACATATGACCTCATTTACTAAATAGGTATTACTTTAAGTATTTGTCCTTCGAGGACTTATTTTCAAAGAGATTGCATGTTTTGTAAGTGTGATGATATACAGGAATGAATAAGTCTGAATTTTCAATCAAAAGATAGGAAATGGgaaagtttcaatagcagttacTACTCTCAGAAAAGATGTAAGTCAAAATCAAGTATGGAATGTATAGCATGATGCTCTTTTCGAATTACAGGGTAATGCTTGGCATCCAAACTAAGTTCAATGCTTTACACCTAGACACTCTAAGACACACCTGAATCACAAAATATGGAAGCATTAGTGTTCTTATACAGAAATGCTCACACATAAATCACAAGTATATAAAGGATTACACTTCATCCACCCACACATATTAAAGCCACTCTTTTGGATGTGAAAATTTTGATTCAGTCGTGTTTTGCCTTTTGAGCTTGTGTTTGCTTGTGAGATGAAACTTCCCACTGAGATAATTTTCTTCACAAAGTTTAGCTTCATGGTAGGTTTGCTTGGCTCCCCCCTGAGTCTTGCTCATCAGTGAAGTCAGTCAGTAGGCTTATGTAGACTTGGAGGTAAGTGACAAGTGGTGGGAACACCATCAACTGAAATAAAGGTATAGTATAAGTAGCTTGGAAGTCTTCCCAAACAGCAGTGTTTGGAAAGAATGTTGTTAATTGTCACTTGATTGGTATGTGGTAACAAATTAACCAATATGGTATGAACAACTACTGATATTAACAAAGTTTATATCAACTAAAAACATTACTAAACTGATACTTgtttatgggtgtatgtgtgtttgtgtatatacatactttgtaTTTTCAAAAAAGGATGTTTGTTGGAGCAGGTATTAAGTGCCTGACTGATCCTCTAATCTTGCAGTACTGTATCTATGACATACTACAGCACACATCTGCTAACATATAGTTCCACTTAggtccttcatcttttcttttcctctttgatGTACCTCATGTGTTCTAGAACTTTGAATGTCCTGTATAGTAACCTgtcttaatgatattaatgtagcAACTTCTTGCTCTGTGTTCTGTGCTTTATGATAGAATAGAGATTCAAACTTGCTAAGATGGTGATCTGATGCCATATCTACAATTCACTTGCATTAAAATCAACTCTAATTAGACATTGCTAGAAAGACCAGATGAGCATATTGTCCATAAAACTTTCCATGGATAAACTTGTCATgtcatatatgtgtttgcgtgtctgttaaGCTTATGCTGGCTTCTGTATATTGTTTGAAGCCCAGCTTAACACAGCGTGCTGGCTTGCTCTGCCCCCACAGGCATGCGCAGTGGAACGGTCACCCCGAACTCTCCCTCACGTCCCACCTCTGCATTGAGTCAGGGATCAAACAACAGCAGCCAGGTGTCCCTCAGATCCCGCACCTCTCCCCGCAAGCCTCGCCCTCTCAGCATTGCTGGATCTTCACTCTCTTCAGCTGATAAACCCAGAGATGCCGTTCCACCCTCCAGGGAAAGCAGGCCCATGGAGAGGAAATGTATGTGTTTCCTATATCTAAACCTTCTTTGCTTTGCCTTGTGATTTGCCTGCTGTTTCAGATCTTCTGTTCTTCTTTACTTTCCAAAAAGCTTTTGTAGAGTAATTTCTAGGCCTACTGAGCCTTCCATGATTTTGCTTACATACTTCTTTTACTTAATGTATTTTATGCTCCACTATTCATATGATGTGATAATTATTTCAGTGTCTGTTGGCTCAACTTCATCTACAAAACCTGCAAGGGCCAAGAGTGCAGGGTCTGACAGAAGTGCTCCAGCCACTCCAGCACGCACACCAGTAAAAGCTACAACACCCAAGAAAACTCCGTCACAGGTTAAGGCTGAGAATGCAGCTAAAAAAGCTGTAGAGAAGAGTAAGTCAACACCAAAGACCAAGACTACTCCAAAGACAACCCCTCTGCATTCTCCGGCAGTTGAAAGTAAACCTCTTCCTGGATCAAAAGAAAAGAGGGTCTCTCCACAAAAGGAAGACAAACCTGCTGAGCAGAATAACAAAGAAACTAAACAGCAGCTGACAGAAAATGATGCCACAACAGAAGCAAAGCCTGATACTGCAGATGCCAGTCAGGAGGCCCCAGTTCAGGCCCCTGTTGAGGAGAAACAGCCTGAAAAGGTTGTTGAACCCACTGCTAAACCCACTGCTGAACCCACTGCTGAACCCATTGTAAATGACACTGACGCTAAATTGCAGCCCACTGAGGAGCTCACACCTGCTAAGCCACAAGAAACAGTTGCAAAAGAGCCTGAAAACAATGAAActccaaaagaaaaggaaaaggaaggttcTCAGGAGAACTTGGAGAAGACTGAGGAATCAGAGAAGACAATGATTAAGAAGGCAACAGATAAACCTGTCACCGGGTATGCAACAGAGGAGGATTACAAGGCAGCCCTTGCAGAAAAGCGGCGTCAGGCAAGAGAGGCCAAGGAAAGAGAGCTTGAAATGGAACGCCAGAAACAGGTATGTTTTGATCAGGAAAAAGAAAAGTTCTGTGTATTTAAAGTATTTTCTTAAAGCATTTTTCAGTATTTAAATCTAATTATTTGCAtccaatattttgttttttaatacaaCCACTATTGAAAGTATTAAATCATGTAATTGGAATACAGGAGTAATACTTTTTGTTTCCTGCTAATTTTTCTAATTAGTGTTTATaagaatgtttttctttctttctttctttctttttattttattattatttatttttttttaacttgacaGATTCCCTTTAAATTTTTCTATGTAATTCCTTCATTAACCCATTAGATCCGGATGCTTCACTACTGTCGATTCATGGCCCAAAATATGGGGAGTAAGCTTACTTGATTGGTCACTCTGACAGGTGTTTGGCTTGTAGGCCAGGGCGCACTTGAACATTCGCGTGCGGAGACAAGATTCCATGCCTCtcttttgcaatgttattttctttttttctgtagaagcatttttttttttttttttttttttttcattcattttctaatgtcattatttgtcatttgatttttcCTTGCATAGACTCCAGACTATCATCtttctaggtagtccataactcagtgcacgAAGAATATCAAtaagtaacttttttttatttgtgtaataaaaatataaaaaaatcatattcaattttctgtaatgcaACCTGTTCCACTGACCATTGTGGTCCTGTCCCTGGAGCGGGTGCTCTTCCTGTCATGGCTCACAGACCATACATTTTGCACTCATTTATCAGTGGAAATAATGCAGATGCCCCCTCCTAAACACCAGATGAGTCTAATCAgcctccaagaggtttgtgcactcgaGTTGAGTCTCTtgtcaccccagccttcagcttAAATGCTCATGTCAGCAAGCTCATGTCACCCCAGCCCACAGCCAGACAGTCCCATGGCTTTCCTACCCCTAAATTTATTTCATGACCTGATAGTTATATCATCCGGATCGTAGGGGTTAAGCAAAATTCTATGTTCAATAAGATCAAATAACTGTTATTATGAAAAACTAACTGTCTGCTTAGTTGGCAGAGGAAGAGCGTGAAAGAAAAGAGGAGCAGGAGTACCTCAAGATGCTTGAAGACCAGAGGAAGGCTGAAGAGGAGCGCTTGAGAAAGGCAATTGAGGAAGCTGATCGCCAGCGAGAAGAAGAcgcaaagaaaaaggaagaagaagagaagcagagggaagaggtattattattattattatttactgttatatttaatattatcactCATATGtcatattttcatgatttttactATTTGTCTGACTTTCTTATTTTGTATGTCAGAATGAGCGCGTAGAACAACAGAAACGTCTTGAGGCAGAGGAAAAACTTCGCCGTGAGGAAGAAGAGCGTCAGGCCCGCAAGAGCCGTGTTGCAGCCATCATGGCAAGGACTCGTGGCAAGGGAGGATCAAACACTCCTACCAAGGTGGGTCTCTTTTGCCTTTAGCTTGAATGTAACTGCAtgtggttgtttatttattcattgtgttTAATAcactcatttttttctgattccttTCATAGCAAAGATTTCTTATGTTCATTAGTGAGTCAGATATTAGAAAAGACAGCAAATTGGTTGAActaaataattattgttatgtttaataTGATATGGGTTCTTATTGCTATACTAGAAGGTAAATAAATCAAATGTAGTACTTGAGAATTTTCTTGAATAGTTTCACACCTATTTCATGatgttaatgttttgtttttgagTTCTATTCCACATTGTTTTTTCAGGTTATATTATGGAATAAAGTAGAAGTTAATTTTTCGAAGTCCAAGGTAAAAAGAGAAATGTTCATGATGCCAGTAATAAAGTATAATTGTGTATTTTAAATAAGACATTTCATGTAGCAGGTGCTACATGCTTTCAAGCTTCATGTAATGCTTGGTTTTCTCTATGTTGCTTGGCATTATGAATTTTAAAATACCAAGAGCGTATTTGTGCCAAGGAATCTGCATTGATTCAGAATGGGAAAATGCAAAAGGTATAGCAGTAACTGATGTTGGCTTTGTGAGTGAATATATCTGCCTATGGAATCTTGAAATATTTTCTTCCTGTCATAAGGAATATGATATTGCTAGCAATTTTTTTTGGTAGAATTGTGTGGTATATACAGCTACATATGCAGTCCgctgtggttttgttttattaaatttgattacacattgatggctcaaGAAGTAAGTCAACTTCTCAATCTAcctgatctcacctgtttatccttttccttgaattaTCATTAAGAAAagttatcatttttcttactattaatgttattagtaatgtCATAATCAAAGGTTCAGGTGACAGGTGAGGTCAGCCATTGTAGTTGACTCCTTTGCGACCAAGTGCTTGTGAAGCCGTCtgtgtgtaaagaaaaagaataggttAAAACAAAACATCAGCGAAGAGTGCATGTGCCCCTGCCAATGGGTTATTGTCTCTCTGGTCCCCTCATTTTTCTCACAAAGGATGGATTGTCATTGAATTATATTATTGCAGGACTTTTAAAGTATATGCTCTGTTAAGGTTGTTGATATTGGTATATTTGAGTTTTCCCCTTTACTTTGTGGGAATATAACTTGATATAACAGCATACTGAGATTAGTTCAAGTGT is a genomic window containing:
- the LOC125033572 gene encoding MAP7 domain-containing protein 2-like isoform X9, which encodes MFSELCRETLKRSVIDGIHAFQDLLHSRTRGGGDGRDSSGGAGGSAPSANGHSGQQQQQQQDQQQNSAAASKKSPAKKGSSFSLVASDIDIGEGEPAPAQRERFLMAIDAPLGLPPVPPTRGRPSAPVDQDAYWFAQGDNPPPSKQQRASLAGPNDLIFGEDDKSSGLSYKDREERVRQLREKQQLEKQQKLEELKEQAAAAQKFREQQENERRRRLEDMRVRDADRRSQVEERKRIIQQAEQDRREAVLRKTAVREEREQRLESKRRNEKSNIVFAFGSSTPRMLDPKDGVSTFWGSRRATSTTNVHLADTNISRRASEGGDMDLSRKRATSAHSLDRKPEDKTPTNSSQSRFCVWEFGDNFTALGPANQTSGGSGNLASPSPATTPTSSTCYSRRTASVFTGAGCTFGGEDLMTRSMTAAIPASAARRRTDLMPAMPSLRDSSGSTRSSPRHRSPGRALSLGRLDELSRPRQRNPPLAPLHETTPSSVRMSQPARTMSKSMCHLGPRPARTQTGHALDITSGQLDRGVSRSSVTLAQPRMTRAEMLRQKKLRGVALTSSGDSSTSSTKSSSTTQGMRSGTVTPNSPSRPTSALSQGSNNSSQVSLRSRTSPRKPRPLSIAGSSLSSADKPRDAVPPSRESRPMERKLSVGSTSSTKPARAKSAGSDRSAPATPARTPVKATTPKKTPSQVKAENAAKKAVEKSKSTPKTKTTPKTTPLHSPAVESKPLPGSKEKRVSPQKEDKPAEQNNKETKQQLTENDATTEAKPDTADASQEAPVQAPVEEKQPEKVVEPTAKPTAEPTAEPIVNDTDAKLQPTEELTPAKPQETVAKEPENNETPKEKEKEGSQENLEKTEESEKTMIKKATDKPVTGYATEEDYKAALAEKRRQAREAKERELEMERQKQLAEEERERKEEQEYLKMLEDQRKAEEERLRKAIEEADRQREEDAKKKEEEEKQREENERVEQQKRLEAEEKLRREEEERQARKSRVAAIMARTRGKGGSNTPTKAEAKTPSDESKGFNESDMSSSMTDSMINALVSQSESSSQPQSDASSQPAQPSSDASSRPSQPDAVSENAVVAGVETDSKTPAVKSATPPRDVTSASMGVELTHSNIEVTRATENSMVDDLISGIASVKVEEPHVNGDSPVPMDTTPTQSVDLLGTISDVHSVNHNGVDNTPAQTSQGTDNLLGSLDPINSSNNTTAVTPAAANFEQIIDLGQTKLSNEDAVNSNPPSPFIAFEQNLNKKQSQDNTSTVPDLLL
- the LOC125033572 gene encoding MAP7 domain-containing protein 2-like isoform X5 codes for the protein MSRSASVSVPRRELYVVPERRTSLELEDAPRLMHDQQREYDSWPCDSFFLLPDAVLTMDAGTFRADLMSLDPALSASLPDWDLPGLTGRSASPARESSHKPRSPHAHVAPRADRRSLTLLDHHEGLTVHTAGQGTVLIGGGGDGRDSSGGAGGSAPSANGHSGQQQQQQQDQQQNSAAASKKSPAKKDAYWFAQGDNPPPSKQQRASLAGPNDLIFGEDDKSSGLSYKDREERVRQLREKQQLEKQQKLEELKEQAAAAQKFREQQENERRRRLEDMRVRDADRRSQVEERKRIIQQAEQDRREAVLRKTAVREEREQRLESKRRNEKSNIVFAFGSSTPRMLDPKDGVSTFWGSRRATSTTNVHLADTNISRRASEGGDMDLSRKRATSAHSLDRKPEDKTPTNSSQSRFCVWEFGDNFTALGPANQTSGGSGNLASPSPATTPTSSTCYSRRTASVFTGAGCTFGGEDLMTRSMTAAIPASAARRRTDLMPAMPSLRDSSGSTRSSPRHRSPGRALSLGRLDELSRPRQRNPPLAPLHETTPSSVRMSQPARTMSKSMCHLGPRPARTQTGHALDITSGQLDRGVSRSSVTLAQPRMTRAEMLRQKKLRGVALTSSGDSSTSSTKSSSTTQGMRSGTVTPNSPSRPTSALSQGSNNSSQVSLRSRTSPRKPRPLSIAGSSLSSADKPRDAVPPSRESRPMERKLSVGSTSSTKPARAKSAGSDRSAPATPARTPVKATTPKKTPSQVKAENAAKKAVEKSKSTPKTKTTPKTTPLHSPAVESKPLPGSKEKRVSPQKEDKPAEQNNKETKQQLTENDATTEAKPDTADASQEAPVQAPVEEKQPEKVVEPTAKPTAEPTAEPIVNDTDAKLQPTEELTPAKPQETVAKEPENNETPKEKEKEGSQENLEKTEESEKTMIKKATDKPVTGYATEEDYKAALAEKRRQAREAKERELEMERQKQLAEEERERKEEQEYLKMLEDQRKAEEERLRKAIEEADRQREEDAKKKEEEEKQREENERVEQQKRLEAEEKLRREEEERQARKSRVAAIMARTRGKGGSNTPTKAEAKTPSDESKGFNESDMSSSMTDSMINALVSQSESSSQPQSDASSQPAQPSSDASSRPSQPDAVSENAVVAGVETDSKTPAVKSATPPRDVTSASMGVELTHSNIEVTRATENSMVDDLISGIASVKVEEPHVNGDSPVPMDTTPTQSVDLLGTISDVHSVNHNGVDNTPAQTSQGTDNLLGSLDPINSSNNTTAVTPAAANFEQIIDLGQTKLSNEDAVNSNPPSPFIAFEQNLNKKQSQDNTSTVPDLLL